GGCCTTGATGAATGGCAGCACGATGCCCTGAAAACAGGCATCCACGCCGCCTACCTGCAAGATAAATATCCCGAAGTGGACATTGCCGTATCCCTGCCGCGTATCCGCACCCATGTGGGCGATGCCTTCACACCCAAATCGCTGGTCAGCGACACAGCCCTTGTGCAGAACATGCTGGCCCTGCGTATTTTCCTGCCCCGCTGCGGAATCACCATTTCCACCCGCGAGGCCCCGGATTTCCGCGAAAATATCCTCCCTCTGGGCGTAACCCGCATGTCCGCAGGAGTTTCCACCGAAGTGGGCGGACATACCGGCGAAGATGAAGATAAAGTCAGCCAGTTTGACATCAGCGACGAACGCAGTGTGGATGAAATGTGTGAAGTTCTCAGAAAACACGGATACCAGCCTGTTTTCAAAGACTGGCACCCCTTGCAGGAAGCATCGTGAACCGCACCGAGCAAGGCATAGCAAAATATCTCGGCAAGGACTGTTTGCACAATCTGCAAGCAGTCCGCATCGGCATTGCCGGAGCTGGGGGGCTGGGGTCCAACTGCGCCATGCATCTGGTGCGCAGCGGATTCAAAAAATTTATCATTGCTGACTTTGACCGGATTGAGGAATCCAATCTCAACCGCCAGTTTTACTTTGCAGACCAAGTCGGTAAAAGCAAAGTCGAAGCCCTCAGCGATAATTTACGGGCCATCAACCCGGACCTCGACATCACTGCCCACGTTACTTCAATCCACCGTGAAAACGTGCATGAACTGTTTGGGGATTGTGATGTGATCATCGAAGCCTTTGATGATGCCGCAGCCAAAAAAACACTGGTGGAGACCTTCCTGTCCACAGGAAAACTGCTGGTCACAGCCTCCGGTATGGGCGGCACTGGCAACACTGATGAAATCAA
This Desulfovibrio sp. JC022 DNA region includes the following protein-coding sequences:
- the thiF gene encoding sulfur carrier protein ThiS adenylyltransferase ThiF, whose product is MNRTEQGIAKYLGKDCLHNLQAVRIGIAGAGGLGSNCAMHLVRSGFKKFIIADFDRIEESNLNRQFYFADQVGKSKVEALSDNLRAINPDLDITAHVTSIHRENVHELFGDCDVIIEAFDDAAAKKTLVETFLSTGKLLVTASGMGGTGNTDEIKTRKVRDNFYIIGDMKTECNAETPPFSPRVAICAAKQADIVLEHYLNKFQEAQ